The following coding sequences lie in one Synergistota bacterium genomic window:
- the rplP gene encoding 50S ribosomal protein L16, producing MLMPKRVKYRKQQRGRMKGRSKGGTTLAFGDYGLQALEPAWITAQQIEAARIAITRSLKRGGRMWIRIFPDKPVTKKPAETRMGKGKGNVDHWVAVVKPGRIIFEVIGVSKEEAEEMFRQADAKLPIRTRVVTREGSGGGAS from the coding sequence ATGCTAATGCCAAAGAGGGTAAAATACAGAAAGCAACAGAGAGGACGTATGAAAGGTCGCTCTAAGGGAGGAACAACTCTTGCGTTTGGAGACTATGGTTTGCAAGCTTTAGAGCCGGCTTGGATAACGGCTCAGCAGATAGAGGCTGCCCGTATAGCTATTACTCGTTCCTTGAAGAGAGGCGGAAGAATGTGGATCAGGATCTTCCCGGATAAACCGGTTACAAAGAAACCGGCTGAGACTCGAATGGGTAAAGGTAAGGGAAACGTTGATCACTGGGTTGCCGTCGTTAAACCGGGGAGAATCATTTTTGAAGTCATAGGCGTTTCTAAGGAAGAGGCGGAAGAAATGTTTCGTCAGGCGGATGCAAAGCTTCCCATCCGCACCCGTGTTGTCACGAGGGAAGGATCGGGAGGTGGTGCCTCATGA
- the rplN gene encoding 50S ribosomal protein L14 — protein sequence MIYQETVLKVADNSGAKLIKCIRVLGGSERHFGRIGDVIVASVKEAIPNSGIEKGDVVKAVIVRTKKEIRRKDGSYVRFDDNAAVLINEYGEPRGTRIFGPVARELRDKNFMKIISLAPEVV from the coding sequence ATGATCTATCAAGAGACCGTGCTAAAGGTTGCGGATAACTCCGGTGCGAAGCTTATAAAGTGCATAAGGGTTTTAGGAGGAAGCGAAAGACACTTTGGAAGGATAGGGGATGTCATAGTAGCTTCCGTTAAGGAAGCTATTCCCAATTCAGGTATAGAAAAAGGGGATGTTGTAAAAGCGGTTATAGTCAGGACTAAAAAGGAGATTCGTAGGAAGGATGGATCGTACGTGAGGTTTGATGATAACGCTGCAGTTTTGATAAACGAGTATGGTGAGCCAAGAGGAACAAGGATATTTGGTCCTGTAGCAAGAGAGCTCAGGGACAAGAACTTTATGAAAATAATATCTTTAGCTCCAGAGGTCGTTTGA
- the rplC gene encoding 50S ribosomal protein L3 — translation MPLGLIGRKLGMTQIFKPNGEAVPVTVIEAGPCVVVSKRTEEREGYTALQLGFGYIKPHKVNKPMKGVFKKAGVEPKRYLREFRVENVDKFEVGRELKVDIFKEGEKVDITGITKGKGFAGGMKRHGFSGGPASHGSAFHRYGSSLGAHTEPGHVFKGKRMAGHMGSVRVTVRNLEVVKIYPEKNLLLVRGGIPGSRNSIVLIKKSKKG, via the coding sequence TTGCCTTTGGGATTGATTGGGAGAAAGCTTGGAATGACGCAGATATTTAAGCCTAACGGTGAAGCGGTCCCGGTTACGGTTATAGAAGCTGGGCCATGTGTGGTTGTAAGTAAGAGAACGGAAGAGAGGGAGGGCTATACTGCCCTCCAGCTTGGATTTGGATATATCAAACCCCACAAGGTTAATAAACCGATGAAAGGGGTCTTTAAAAAGGCGGGGGTGGAACCCAAAAGGTATCTAAGGGAGTTCAGGGTAGAAAATGTGGATAAATTCGAGGTTGGTCGGGAGCTGAAGGTAGACATATTTAAAGAGGGAGAAAAGGTCGATATAACTGGTATCACTAAGGGAAAGGGCTTCGCGGGCGGTATGAAAAGACATGGGTTTAGTGGGGGACCTGCGAGTCATGGATCTGCTTTTCATCGCTATGGAAGCTCACTCGGGGCTCACACTGAACCGGGACACGTTTTTAAGGGCAAGAGAATGGCTGGGCACATGGGTAGTGTGCGCGTCACTGTGAGAAACCTTGAGGTTGTTAAAATTTACCCGGAGAAAAACCTATTGCTTGTTAGGGGAGGGATTCCGGGAAGTAGGAACAGCATCGTGTTGATAAAGAAGTCGAAGAAGGGGTGA
- the rpsC gene encoding 30S ribosomal protein S3 — protein MGQKVHPIAFRLGVIKTWDSRWFAEGRTYTEQLHEDIKLRNYLKKRWYNAGISKIIIERIANIVRITVLTARPGLVIGTKGAEIEDARRKLREMTGGKRIFINVQEVKKPEIDAQLVAEHIASQIEKRVSHRRAMKQAIMRAMRAGAKGIKIMCSGRLGGAEIARKEWYLEGRLPLQTIRADIDYGFAEAYTIYGKIGVKVWIFHGEVLPEPKEKELVSAEGETES, from the coding sequence GTGGGGCAGAAGGTTCATCCTATAGCGTTTAGATTAGGAGTTATCAAGACTTGGGATTCAAGATGGTTTGCTGAAGGCAGAACCTATACAGAACAGCTTCATGAGGATATCAAGCTCAGAAATTATCTTAAGAAAAGATGGTATAATGCTGGAATTTCTAAGATAATAATAGAGCGTATAGCTAATATAGTTAGAATAACTGTTTTGACTGCTCGCCCTGGTTTAGTGATAGGAACTAAAGGAGCTGAAATAGAAGATGCCAGAAGGAAGCTCAGGGAAATGACGGGCGGTAAGCGCATCTTTATAAACGTTCAGGAGGTAAAGAAACCAGAGATAGATGCTCAGCTTGTTGCAGAGCATATAGCATCTCAGATAGAGAAAAGGGTTTCTCACCGAAGGGCTATGAAGCAGGCTATAATGAGGGCGATGCGTGCTGGCGCCAAAGGCATAAAGATAATGTGTAGCGGTAGGCTCGGTGGAGCGGAAATCGCCAGGAAGGAATGGTATTTGGAGGGAAGACTACCCCTTCAAACCATAAGGGCTGATATAGATTACGGCTTTGCTGAGGCTTATACTATTTATGGAAAGATAGGCGTCAAGGTTTGGATATTCCACGGAGAAGTTTTGCCCGAGCCAAAGGAGAAAGAGCTTGTATCTGCGGAGGGTGAAACTGAATCATAA
- the rplD gene encoding 50S ribosomal protein L4 — protein MPKLSVLDPNSGEVKGEIEVSSYLFEAPLHKAVVHQAVVAHLANRRQGTACTKTRGEVRGGGRKPWRQKGTGRARHGSIRSPLWVGGGVVFGPKPRDYDQKLPKKMRRLALRAALTSKYKEGNLLIVEDIKFEAPPKTKKMLAFLDKVGVKKEKTLVVMDRSDEVVYKSACNLPNVHVIHVDSINTYDILVHEKLLITRAALSRIEEVYGGEERAA, from the coding sequence ATGCCGAAGCTTTCTGTTTTGGATCCGAACAGTGGAGAGGTTAAAGGAGAAATAGAGGTAAGTTCCTATCTATTTGAGGCTCCTCTTCATAAGGCAGTCGTTCATCAAGCAGTGGTAGCTCATCTTGCCAATAGAAGGCAAGGGACTGCCTGTACAAAGACACGCGGGGAGGTAAGAGGTGGGGGAAGAAAGCCATGGCGTCAGAAAGGTACCGGGAGAGCACGTCATGGTAGCATTAGATCTCCGCTATGGGTAGGTGGAGGAGTTGTCTTTGGACCTAAGCCAAGAGATTATGATCAAAAGCTTCCTAAGAAGATGAGAAGACTTGCTCTCAGAGCGGCGTTGACCTCGAAGTATAAAGAGGGTAACTTGCTTATCGTTGAGGATATAAAGTTTGAAGCTCCTCCTAAGACAAAGAAAATGCTGGCTTTCCTTGATAAAGTTGGTGTTAAGAAGGAGAAAACTCTTGTTGTTATGGATAGGAGCGACGAGGTTGTATATAAAAGCGCGTGCAATCTTCCAAACGTTCATGTGATCCATGTGGATAGCATAAACACTTACGATATTCTTGTGCATGAAAAACTTCTTATAACGCGAGCTGCCCTCTCACGAATTGAGGAGGTGTACGGTGGTGAAGAGAGAGCTGCATGA
- the rpsQ gene encoding 30S ribosomal protein S17, protein MAKEFVGVVVSDKMDKTVIVQVERMIPHPLYRKPVRKRSKFVAHDPENKCRVGDMVKIKPCRPLSKTKRWKVVSIVKKAQTADLLLEEEVAEST, encoded by the coding sequence ATGGCTAAAGAATTCGTTGGAGTCGTTGTAAGCGACAAGATGGATAAAACCGTAATAGTGCAGGTCGAAAGAATGATACCTCATCCACTTTATCGTAAACCGGTTAGAAAAAGATCAAAGTTTGTGGCGCATGACCCTGAAAATAAATGCAGAGTAGGAGATATGGTTAAAATAAAGCCTTGTAGACCTTTGAGCAAAACGAAGAGGTGGAAGGTTGTAAGCATAGTTAAGAAAGCCCAAACTGCAGATCTCCTTCTCGAGGAGGAGGTGGCAGAGTCAACATGA
- the rpsJ gene encoding 30S ribosomal protein S10, whose amino-acid sequence MTQRVRIKLKAYDHKLLDKSAAQIVETAERTDAEISGPIPLPTEIHKICVLRSPHKDKHSREQFEIRVHKRLIDIISPTPKTIEALMKLNLPSGVDIEIKT is encoded by the coding sequence TTGACTCAAAGGGTAAGAATAAAGTTGAAGGCATACGATCATAAGCTTCTCGATAAATCAGCGGCTCAGATAGTGGAGACCGCTGAAAGAACAGATGCGGAAATCAGTGGGCCCATACCGCTACCGACAGAGATACACAAGATATGCGTTTTAAGATCTCCGCATAAGGATAAGCATTCCAGAGAGCAGTTCGAGATAAGGGTTCACAAAAGACTAATAGACATCATTAGTCCGACTCCTAAAACTATAGAAGCTCTGATGAAGCTGAACCTTCCTTCTGGCGTTGATATAGAGATAAAGACTTAA
- the rpmC gene encoding 50S ribosomal protein L29 — translation MKASELRELTMEELREKYRELKEELFNLRFQKAVGQLGNPMRIREVKRTIARIKTVMREKELGINLVGEGRE, via the coding sequence ATGAAGGCGAGTGAGCTCAGAGAACTCACGATGGAGGAGCTCAGGGAAAAGTATAGAGAGCTTAAGGAGGAGCTCTTCAATCTGAGATTTCAGAAAGCGGTTGGGCAGCTTGGAAATCCTATGAGAATTAGAGAAGTGAAAAGAACTATAGCTCGCATAAAAACGGTGATGAGAGAAAAGGAGCTTGGAATTAATCTCGTTGGAGAGGGAAGGGAGTGA
- the rplV gene encoding 50S ribosomal protein L22, protein MEARAVARYVRISPKKVRQVINLIRNKPVNEALLILRFLPKKAARIVEKVLKSAIANAENNFEMDVDRLYVHRIFVDQGPTLKRIRPRAMGRAFLIRKRTSHITVVVKEKEG, encoded by the coding sequence ATGGAAGCAAGGGCTGTCGCTAGGTATGTGAGAATATCACCCAAAAAGGTTCGGCAGGTCATAAACCTTATAAGGAATAAGCCCGTCAATGAGGCTCTTTTGATTTTGCGTTTTCTGCCTAAGAAGGCAGCGAGAATAGTAGAAAAGGTCCTTAAATCTGCTATAGCTAACGCGGAGAATAACTTTGAGATGGATGTAGATAGGTTATACGTTCACAGAATTTTCGTAGATCAGGGTCCAACTTTGAAGAGAATAAGGCCCCGGGCGATGGGAAGAGCCTTTTTGATAAGGAAGAGAACCAGCCATATAACCGTTGTCGTAAAGGAGAAGGAGGGATAG
- the rplX gene encoding 50S ribosomal protein L24, with amino-acid sequence MHVKKGDRVRVLSGKDKGKEGKVLKVFPREGKVLVEGVNIVKKHVRPTQKTPQGGIISQEAPIYVCKVMVVCPACGNPTRVGHGFLEDGRKVRVCKKCGEVIDSV; translated from the coding sequence ATGCACGTTAAAAAGGGAGATAGAGTGAGGGTACTTTCTGGTAAAGATAAGGGAAAGGAAGGAAAGGTCCTTAAGGTTTTTCCAAGGGAAGGAAAGGTTTTGGTTGAGGGCGTTAACATCGTTAAGAAGCATGTAAGACCTACACAGAAAACGCCTCAGGGCGGTATTATATCGCAGGAGGCTCCCATATATGTATGTAAAGTTATGGTTGTGTGTCCTGCCTGCGGTAATCCCACAAGGGTAGGTCATGGCTTTTTAGAGGATGGAAGAAAGGTCCGGGTGTGTAAGAAGTGCGGAGAGGTTATAGACAGTGTCTAA
- the rpsS gene encoding 30S ribosomal protein S19 codes for MGRSRKKGPYVDPKLLKKILEMNQKGEKRVIKTWSRRSTIVPEMIGHTIAVHNGRTHIPIYITEQMVGHKLGEFAPTRKFGGHGSPTERSTALK; via the coding sequence GTGGGAAGATCTCGAAAGAAAGGTCCCTATGTTGATCCGAAACTTCTGAAGAAGATTTTGGAGATGAATCAGAAAGGGGAAAAAAGGGTTATAAAAACCTGGTCCAGAAGATCAACAATAGTTCCTGAGATGATAGGACATACCATTGCCGTTCACAATGGAAGGACCCATATACCTATATATATAACTGAGCAGATGGTTGGACATAAACTGGGTGAGTTCGCGCCCACCAGGAAATTTGGCGGGCACGGTTCTCCCACTGAGAGATCAACGGCTCTTAAGTGA
- the rplB gene encoding 50S ribosomal protein L2, producing the protein MGVKGFKPITPGRRFMTVSTFEEITKTEPEKSLLVPLKKKAGRNSMGRVTVRHRGGGHKRMYRIIDFRRDKIGIPAKVAAIEYDPNRSARIALLHYADGEKRYILAPVGLEVGQTVMSGPDADIKPGNALPLRYIPDGTLVHNIELRKGKGGQLVRAAGAAAQIMAKEGDYAHIRLPSGEIRLIHLDCMATIGQVGNVDHENIVIGKAGRYRWLGWRPYVRGMTMNPVDHPMGGGEGRSKSNKQPCSPWGVPAKGYKTRRKNHPTDKWIIKRRK; encoded by the coding sequence ATGGGTGTTAAAGGGTTTAAGCCGATAACTCCTGGTCGGAGATTTATGACCGTTTCAACCTTTGAGGAGATAACTAAGACGGAACCGGAGAAATCGCTTCTCGTGCCCTTAAAGAAAAAGGCGGGAAGAAACTCTATGGGGCGTGTGACGGTGCGCCATAGAGGCGGTGGACACAAGAGAATGTACCGAATAATAGACTTCAGAAGGGACAAGATAGGCATTCCTGCAAAGGTAGCAGCGATAGAGTATGATCCCAACAGATCTGCGAGAATAGCTTTGCTCCACTACGCTGATGGTGAGAAGAGATATATTCTTGCACCTGTGGGACTGGAAGTCGGGCAAACCGTTATGTCTGGTCCAGATGCGGATATAAAGCCAGGTAACGCTTTACCCTTGAGATATATACCGGATGGAACTCTGGTTCACAATATAGAGCTTAGAAAGGGTAAGGGAGGACAGCTTGTTAGGGCTGCGGGAGCGGCAGCGCAGATAATGGCTAAGGAAGGGGATTATGCTCATATAAGGCTTCCATCTGGGGAGATAAGATTAATTCATCTTGACTGTATGGCTACCATTGGGCAGGTTGGTAACGTAGATCATGAGAACATAGTGATAGGAAAGGCCGGAAGGTATCGTTGGCTTGGATGGAGACCATATGTAAGGGGTATGACGATGAACCCCGTTGACCACCCGATGGGTGGGGGCGAGGGAAGATCCAAGAGCAATAAGCAGCCTTGTTCACCTTGGGGGGTTCCCGCTAAGGGGTATAAGACGAGGAGGAAGAACCATCCAACGGACAAATGGATCATTAAGAGGCGTAAATGA
- the rplW gene encoding 50S ribosomal protein L23 codes for MKRELHDVIIRPIITEKAFKAMEKDRKYTFEVPIDANKIEIKKAVEEIFKVRVVKVNTIRMKGKPRRLGVYRGRKPAWKKAIVTLAPGYKIPFFENLGV; via the coding sequence GTGAAGAGAGAGCTGCATGACGTGATAATAAGACCCATAATTACTGAGAAGGCTTTTAAGGCTATGGAGAAAGATAGGAAGTATACCTTTGAGGTTCCTATAGACGCTAACAAGATCGAGATTAAGAAAGCGGTTGAGGAGATATTTAAGGTTAGAGTCGTTAAGGTAAATACCATAAGGATGAAAGGGAAGCCAAGGAGATTGGGAGTTTACAGAGGCAGGAAACCAGCATGGAAGAAGGCGATAGTCACACTTGCGCCTGGCTATAAAATACCGTTCTTCGAAAATCTGGGAGTATGA